CATCCGAAAGAACTCATGTTGCGTAATCATGTGTAGAGAGGAGCCATCATGCCGCATGTCGTCATAGAAGAAGCCGGAGATCTACAGGGGCTTTATCAGGCCTTCGTTCCGATGATGCATCGGGCGGGAACCGACATCCTGAAAGTGCAGGAGTTCTATGTGGGCCGGAGCGGGAAGGAAGCCTTGCTGGAGTCGGTGGCGATTGAACAGGGCGTCGCGCGCAGTTTCTTTGTCCAGCTCAAGCGGCACGAGCGCTCCATTACCGTCCGTCTCTTGCCGGCCACCGACCCTGAAAAGACTCCGGCGGTGAAGCAGGTGATGGCATTAATTGCCGGATTCATTCGGACCGTGTACCCGGCGAGTCACTATGGGAAGACCAATCTTCAAGAGTACTTGAGTGTGACGACAGGCTCGAACTGAGCAATAGAATCAACCGGAGGAGTGATGACATGACGGTCGCAAGACGCGGTGTAATTTTAGTGGGTCACGGTGGCATCCCCAAAGGATGCCCGCAGGAATTGGTCACGAAACTAAAGCGGCTGGAGGGTCAGCGGCGCGCGGCGAAGCTGCCGCCGTCGGCCGAAGAGATCGAGTTGGATACCACGATTCGTCAGATGCCGAGGACGCCGGAGACGGATCCGTATCAATCAGGACTTGAAGCGGTCGCCGCTCAGTTGCGGGCTAACTTAGGGGATGTCTTGTTCGCCGTGGCGTACAACGAGTTTTGTGCACCGACGTTGGAAGCGTCGGTGGAGGAACTTGTCAAGAAGGGCGCGACCCACATTACCGTCACCACCACGATGTTTACGCCGGGCGGGTCGCATTCGGAAGTGGAGATTCCGGAAATTCTCGATCATCTGCGGCCGCAATATACCGGCGTCGAACTGCGATATGCCTGGCCGTTCGATCTACAGCTCGTCGCGAGCACGTTGGCGGAGCAGGTGAAGCGGTTTTCATGACGATGGCTAAGGCGGCATCCGGGTGCGCGCCTCTGCTTGGAGACTAAGCCTATGCAATATCTCACTCGTCTTGCCTTGAACCTGGCCGAACAGGGGCTGTTACCAGACGTAACGATCCGATGGGGGATTCGGCAGTTGCTCAAACAGCGCCTCCAGGAGATCCGGTCAGGTGACGCTGCAGCAGCAGCACGGCAGGAAATGCGATTTATAGAGGAGATACGCCGTTCGCCCATCGCCGTGGTACCGGAAAAAGCCAATGATCAGCACTA
This portion of the Nitrospira sp. genome encodes:
- a CDS encoding CbiX/SirB N-terminal domain-containing protein; this encodes MTVARRGVILVGHGGIPKGCPQELVTKLKRLEGQRRAAKLPPSAEEIELDTTIRQMPRTPETDPYQSGLEAVAAQLRANLGDVLFAVAYNEFCAPTLEASVEELVKKGATHITVTTTMFTPGGSHSEVEIPEILDHLRPQYTGVELRYAWPFDLQLVASTLAEQVKRFS